In the genome of Spirochaetia bacterium, one region contains:
- a CDS encoding integrase core domain-containing protein: MATKGSQIINGTTYVYEDKVFWNAGKSRGEHKQNYIGKMVNDSIYFNAYAGPRDLKKALRKYIAYYDNEKPHQSLGYKSPKAYYRSDRLVKIQIA, translated from the coding sequence ATGGCAACGAAGGGCAGTCAGATAATCAACGGCACAACATATGTGTATGAGGACAAGGTATTCTGGAATGCAGGGAAGAGCCGGGGCGAACACAAACAGAACTACATCGGTAAGATGGTGAACGATTCCATCTACTTCAATGCCTATGCAGGTCCCCGGGACCTGAAGAAAGCTTTGCGGAAGTACATCGCCTACTACGATAATGAGAAACCGCACCAATCATTGGGCTACAAGAGCCCGAAGGCCTATTATCGGTCTGACAGGCTAGTGAAGATACAGATTGCATAA
- a CDS encoding glycosyltransferase, with amino-acid sequence MNKKNYVDGLVSVIIPVYKSEKFLKQTIQSVQLQSYQYFEIILIDDCSPDQSFEIISEMRQCDDRICFIRNSKNLGAAISRNKALNEARGRYIAFLDSDDLWVSNKLQFQLDLLKKTDSFFIYGAIEIIDEKGKMIKNCRHVPKHINYNELLRNTAIATSTVLIDRDRIGDFRMPLIRSGEDYATWLMLLHGNKVAYGVQETVVKYRKTRGSLSSKKASNWKKVYNIQVNNEHINPFFALINCLFYIWHAILKYYFK; translated from the coding sequence ATGAATAAAAAAAATTATGTTGATGGATTAGTATCTGTCATAATTCCAGTTTATAAAAGTGAAAAATTTCTTAAACAAACTATTCAATCTGTACAATTGCAGTCTTATCAATATTTTGAAATTATTTTAATTGATGATTGTTCTCCAGATCAATCATTTGAAATTATATCTGAAATGAGACAATGTGATGATAGAATTTGTTTTATTAGAAATTCCAAAAATCTTGGTGCTGCAATTTCACGTAATAAAGCTTTAAATGAGGCAAGAGGTAGGTACATTGCTTTTTTAGATAGCGATGATTTATGGGTTTCTAATAAGCTTCAATTTCAACTAGATTTGTTAAAGAAAACAGATAGTTTTTTTATTTATGGAGCGATTGAGATAATTGATGAAAAAGGAAAAATGATAAAAAATTGTCGACATGTTCCAAAACATATTAACTATAATGAGTTACTTAGAAATACAGCAATTGCAACATCAACTGTTTTAATTGATAGAGACAGAATTGGTGATTTCCGAATGCCTTTAATTCGATCAGGCGAAGATTATGCAACATGGTTAATGCTTTTACACGGAAATAAAGTAGCTTATGGTGTACAAGAAACTGTTGTAAAATATAGAAAAACTAGGGGTTCTCTTTCTTCTAAAAAGGCTAGCAATTGGAAAAAAGTTTATAATATTCAAGTTAATAATGAACATATTAATCCTTTTTTTGCATTGATTAACTGTCTATTTTACATATGGCATGCAATTCTAAAATATTATTTTAAATAA
- a CDS encoding polysaccharide biosynthesis C-terminal domain-containing protein, whose amino-acid sequence MQKKTNKLFLILPLLVISGKLLGFAKQIVLANYLGTNLLADIYQILENIYSLISNSYSIGFSTILLSSYVFYKNKEKHEDLEYISCFNSVGLIISFVLSGIFFFIAIFLKLHFDSSEQLRYFLFYSLLCYSGCFLITYLARMGYGVLEINNDFTTEKLSGIFVSLFVIFFTVVFFKKFEILSIIFGELFAWSAYFIFILVRLKNNRYLLRFIQPKISIKVRKSIKNTLPLIFSYALNSINNLIDKLFAGQITVGGPAAIQYAHVVCFDLVLNVFISSFDSLFISDFSQCFAELDGEEQVQKKLCFRITLLTCIIIPLSIFYMLYSKQIIGLLLGRGAFDTNSINLTSKLVSGYALGILFLPLQRLLMLVFYAKQDTQRVTINSVIGVCANIVFNFIFYRRLGLFGLAVGTTLSIIIVAWLHLIFLNRTYFNFTFISVLFKSSYLKFFFCGLITFVINKFFVSFFLSYGSLLGMVFGMILIICLYSGCCILFKCKFSQKNITLACVLKRIKSFLPF is encoded by the coding sequence ATGCAAAAAAAAACAAATAAGTTGTTTTTGATTTTACCATTACTTGTTATAAGTGGTAAGCTGTTAGGTTTTGCTAAACAAATTGTACTTGCGAATTATCTCGGAACAAACCTTTTAGCTGATATTTATCAAATACTTGAAAATATTTATTCATTAATTTCTAATTCATATTCTATTGGATTTTCAACGATTTTACTTTCGTCTTATGTTTTTTATAAAAATAAAGAAAAGCATGAGGATTTAGAGTATATTTCTTGTTTTAATTCTGTTGGATTGATTATTTCTTTTGTGTTGTCTGGTATTTTCTTTTTTATCGCAATTTTTTTAAAACTGCATTTTGATTCATCTGAACAATTAAGATATTTTTTGTTTTATTCACTATTGTGTTATTCTGGTTGTTTTTTGATAACTTACTTAGCACGGATGGGGTATGGAGTATTAGAGATTAATAATGATTTTACTACAGAAAAGCTATCTGGAATTTTTGTAAGTTTATTTGTAATATTTTTTACTGTAGTATTTTTTAAGAAATTTGAAATTTTATCAATAATTTTCGGAGAATTATTTGCTTGGAGTGCATATTTTATATTTATTTTAGTCAGATTAAAAAATAATAGATATTTGTTAAGGTTTATTCAACCAAAGATTTCTATAAAGGTGCGGAAATCTATAAAGAATACACTGCCTTTAATTTTTTCCTATGCACTAAATAGTATAAATAATTTAATTGACAAGCTCTTTGCTGGACAAATTACAGTAGGTGGTCCTGCTGCAATTCAATATGCACATGTAGTATGTTTTGATTTAGTCCTTAATGTTTTTATTTCTTCTTTTGACTCCTTGTTTATTTCAGACTTTTCTCAGTGTTTTGCAGAATTAGATGGTGAAGAACAGGTGCAGAAAAAGTTATGTTTTCGAATTACTCTATTGACATGTATAATTATACCTCTTTCCATTTTTTATATGCTTTATTCTAAGCAAATTATTGGCTTATTACTTGGCCGAGGGGCATTTGACACAAATTCTATAAATTTGACTTCTAAGCTAGTTAGTGGTTATGCCCTTGGTATACTTTTTTTACCTCTTCAGCGATTACTTATGTTAGTTTTTTATGCAAAACAAGATACCCAACGTGTGACTATAAATAGTGTGATTGGAGTTTGTGCAAATATTGTTTTTAATTTTATTTTCTATAGGCGTTTGGGTTTGTTTGGTCTCGCAGTGGGAACCACATTATCAATTATAATTGTTGCATGGTTACATTTAATCTTTCTCAATAGAACTTATTTTAATTTTACTTTTATTTCTGTACTATTTAAATCTTCTTATTTAAAATTTTTTTTCTGTGGCCTTATTACCTTCGTAATAAATAAATTTTTTGTTTCCTTTTTTCTTTCATATGGTAGTTTGCTAGGAATGGTTTTTGGAATGATTTTAATCATTTGTTTATATAGCGGATGTTGTATTCTTTTTAAATGTAAGTTTTCTCAAAAAAATATAACATTAGCTTGTGTGTTAAAAAGAATAAAAAGTTTCTTACCTTTTTAA
- a CDS encoding transketolase, with protein sequence MRDTFVKTLIEIAKKDKNVILITGDLGFGVLKPFWEQLPDQFINAGIAEQNMTSMAAGLALEGKIVFTYSIGNFPTLRCLEQIRNDCAYHNANVKIICVGGGFAYGSLGMSHHATEDIAIMRALPNVSVFCPGDLVEAREATKAIYKHSGTCYLRLGRGGERQIHPDNLKTKDNKAILIRESMFGKGKIAVFSTGAILAEATDACDELEKQGISLMQYSFPTVKPIDKDVINKCAQSCKYIVTIEDHNIVGGFGSAVLEVLAPIKDKIRLMRIGLDDEYCYQVGTQKYLQEQYGISKYNIITKIKSVILD encoded by the coding sequence ATGCGTGACACTTTTGTTAAAACTTTAATTGAGATTGCAAAGAAAGATAAAAATGTTATATTAATTACTGGTGATTTAGGTTTTGGTGTTTTAAAACCCTTTTGGGAACAACTACCAGATCAATTTATAAATGCTGGTATTGCTGAGCAGAACATGACTAGCATGGCGGCTGGTTTGGCACTTGAAGGAAAAATTGTTTTCACTTATTCAATTGGGAATTTTCCAACACTTCGTTGTCTTGAACAAATAAGAAATGATTGTGCATACCATAATGCAAATGTGAAAATCATTTGTGTTGGTGGTGGTTTTGCATATGGGTCGCTTGGAATGAGTCATCATGCTACGGAAGATATTGCTATTATGAGAGCATTGCCGAATGTTTCTGTGTTTTGTCCTGGTGATTTAGTTGAAGCGAGAGAAGCAACAAAAGCAATTTATAAACATTCTGGCACTTGCTATTTGCGACTAGGACGAGGAGGTGAAAGGCAGATACATCCAGATAATTTAAAAACTAAGGATAATAAGGCAATTTTAATAAGAGAATCAATGTTTGGAAAGGGAAAAATTGCAGTTTTTTCAACAGGAGCAATTCTTGCTGAGGCAACAGATGCTTGTGATGAACTTGAAAAACAAGGTATATCGCTTATGCAGTATAGTTTTCCTACAGTAAAGCCGATTGACAAAGACGTTATCAATAAATGTGCACAAAGTTGTAAATATATTGTTACAATTGAGGATCATAATATTGTTGGGGGTTTTGGATCTGCTGTTCTAGAAGTTCTTGCACCGATTAAAGATAAGATAAGATTAATGAGAATTGGCCTAGATGATGAATATTGTTACCAGGTAGGGACTCAAAAGTACTTACAAGAACAATATGGTATAAGTAAATACAATATTATTACTAAAATTAAAAGTGTTATTTTAGATTAA
- a CDS encoding glycosyltransferase family 4 protein — protein MIARFIVFVLPPWAGKMLNKFLDWFIYIIISKEMKKNSLKRKILYIGPFAKKSIIAIGGTVKTNEIYNALLFNVTTRRRLRYLDVFQWRRHKILIFFRLLLGVLFYKNFILVISYSALKKLFNLPMLFSKNILFIPIGNICCNDLTNKEIQKINNCINVLFVQTESLKADLICNNIKSKIIVMHNFKIYSNFVFHHEYFPLNANLFRFCFLSRVTETKGIFDAIEIVEKYNYKNDLNKIELDIFGIIDPIYSNEFNILLETKDFIRYCGIIPYKDVPKVITKYFMLLFPTKFDGEGFPGAILDSLAAGLPVLSSNFKYYQDILIDNYTGLSFKINDFDEFYSKICYAVENYHLINTYRENCLQQYRKYSFEKEIVKLQDEIMLI, from the coding sequence GTGATAGCTAGATTTATTGTATTTGTTTTACCTCCTTGGGCTGGTAAAATGCTTAATAAATTTTTGGATTGGTTTATTTATATTATTATTAGTAAAGAAATGAAAAAAAATAGTTTAAAAAGAAAAATTTTATATATAGGGCCATTTGCGAAAAAGAGTATTATTGCAATTGGTGGTACCGTAAAAACAAATGAAATTTATAATGCGCTTCTATTTAATGTCACAACTCGAAGAAGACTTCGATATTTGGATGTTTTTCAATGGCGGCGACATAAAATTTTAATTTTTTTCAGGCTTTTATTGGGAGTTCTTTTTTATAAAAATTTTATTTTAGTAATTAGTTATAGCGCTCTAAAAAAATTATTTAACTTACCGATGCTATTTTCTAAAAATATTTTATTTATTCCCATTGGAAATATTTGCTGTAATGATTTAACTAATAAAGAAATTCAAAAAATAAATAATTGCATAAATGTTTTATTTGTTCAAACTGAGTCTTTAAAAGCCGATTTAATATGTAACAATATTAAATCAAAAATAATAGTAATGCACAATTTTAAAATTTACTCAAATTTTGTTTTTCACCATGAATATTTTCCTCTGAATGCAAATCTTTTTCGATTTTGTTTTTTGTCACGAGTAACTGAAACAAAAGGAATTTTTGATGCAATAGAGATAGTTGAAAAGTACAATTATAAGAATGACTTAAATAAAATTGAACTAGATATTTTTGGAATAATTGATCCAATTTACTCTAATGAATTTAATATTTTGCTTGAAACGAAGGATTTTATTAGGTATTGTGGAATAATTCCTTACAAAGATGTTCCTAAAGTAATTACAAAATATTTTATGCTTCTTTTTCCAACAAAATTCGATGGTGAAGGTTTTCCTGGTGCTATTTTAGATTCATTAGCAGCTGGACTTCCTGTTCTGTCATCAAATTTTAAATACTATCAAGATATATTAATTGATAATTATACTGGTTTATCCTTTAAGATTAATGACTTTGATGAATTTTATTCTAAAATTTGCTATGCAGTAGAAAATTATCATCTAATAAATACTTATCGTGAGAATTGTTTACAGCAATATCGCAAATATTCTTTTGAAAAAGAGATTGTAAAGTTACAAGATGAAATAATGCTAATTTAA
- a CDS encoding transposase, translating to MEKRNRYTSEFRAKVVMEVFREAETVNQIAARYQLNPQMVSLWKREFVSHAPDLFGRRKDGEAKLRKELQEKEDRYQKIIGQLNYELNPLGEKSDFGKQH from the coding sequence ATGGAAAAACGAAACAGGTACACTTCGGAATTCAGGGCCAAGGTCGTGATGGAAGTGTTCAGGGAAGCCGAGACCGTCAACCAGATTGCGGCCCGCTACCAGCTCAACCCGCAGATGGTGAGCCTGTGGAAGCGAGAGTTCGTCAGTCATGCCCCTGACCTCTTCGGCCGCCGCAAGGACGGTGAAGCGAAGCTGAGGAAAGAGCTGCAGGAGAAGGAAGACCGGTACCAGAAGATCATCGGCCAACTCAACTACGAGCTGAACCCTCTGGGGGAAAAATCTGACTTCGGGAAGCAACACTGA
- the istA gene encoding IS21 family transposase: MDAKGKSIPEIARALSIDYKTAKKYVEKEDFSIPAEPICRERPSVLDPYKEEIRRMVDQSMKWPKKQRYTAKRILVILRGKHAAFPCSYNTVCRFVRSYKAEVAGMKLRGFEELVWHKGEAQCDFGEAGFFIDGRIVILKYLVLSFPYSNKPFVQLFKGETAECVCQGLMDIFGRIGGVPVLIVFDNATGIGRRIGDVLQLSKLFTNFSLHFRFRMRFCNPRSGNEKGNVEANVGYIRRNAFVPPLEIPGGDIAAFNRSRMFSISFDIRKGEDRYKAGLPVDGMFVEDREALLPLPQSAFYAASRDTHEADSYGNLSLDNGKHTYKLGPKYRHATVIVDRTAWEIKVYTVTGRPIHAFRREYGSQRTSTYDALTMLQSLQSKPGAWPNSILREQMPSNSVRGYIDGLASRKKVSETLRALCTTARQFSYPVALSAFEQCLLKNAAPSPEDVRVVARRISTFGLGESENATGVDLSKYDMLVNAKEAR; the protein is encoded by the coding sequence ATGGATGCCAAGGGAAAGAGCATCCCGGAAATCGCGAGGGCCCTGTCAATCGACTACAAGACGGCGAAGAAGTACGTGGAGAAGGAAGACTTCAGCATCCCGGCGGAACCCATATGCAGGGAAAGGCCGTCGGTACTCGACCCCTACAAGGAGGAAATCCGCAGGATGGTCGACCAATCCATGAAGTGGCCCAAGAAGCAGAGATACACCGCCAAGAGGATCCTCGTCATCCTCAGGGGGAAGCATGCAGCCTTCCCCTGTTCGTACAACACCGTGTGCCGGTTCGTCCGTTCCTACAAGGCCGAGGTCGCGGGGATGAAGCTCAGGGGCTTCGAGGAACTCGTCTGGCACAAGGGGGAAGCCCAGTGTGACTTCGGCGAGGCCGGTTTCTTCATCGATGGCCGGATCGTAATCCTCAAGTACCTCGTGCTCTCGTTCCCCTACAGCAACAAGCCCTTCGTGCAGCTGTTCAAGGGCGAGACGGCCGAATGCGTCTGCCAGGGACTGATGGACATCTTCGGCAGGATCGGCGGGGTCCCGGTGCTCATCGTGTTCGACAACGCCACAGGCATCGGCAGGAGGATCGGCGACGTGCTGCAGCTCTCGAAGCTGTTCACGAACTTCAGCCTGCACTTCAGGTTCCGCATGAGGTTCTGCAACCCGAGGTCCGGGAACGAGAAGGGGAACGTCGAGGCAAACGTCGGCTACATAAGGAGGAATGCCTTCGTACCTCCGCTTGAGATCCCCGGCGGGGACATCGCCGCCTTCAACAGGAGCCGGATGTTCTCCATCAGCTTCGACATCAGGAAAGGGGAGGACCGCTACAAGGCCGGGCTGCCGGTCGACGGCATGTTCGTGGAGGACAGGGAAGCCCTGCTCCCCCTCCCGCAGTCGGCGTTCTATGCAGCATCAAGGGATACCCATGAGGCTGACTCGTATGGGAACCTCAGCCTGGACAACGGGAAGCATACCTACAAGCTGGGGCCGAAATACAGGCACGCCACCGTCATCGTCGACAGGACCGCCTGGGAAATCAAGGTGTACACCGTGACCGGCAGGCCCATCCATGCGTTCCGGAGGGAATACGGCAGCCAGAGGACCTCCACCTACGACGCCCTCACCATGCTCCAGAGCCTCCAGTCCAAGCCGGGGGCATGGCCGAACAGCATACTCCGCGAACAGATGCCCAGCAACAGCGTACGTGGCTACATCGACGGCCTTGCATCGAGGAAGAAGGTCTCGGAAACCCTCAGGGCCCTCTGCACCACGGCCAGGCAGTTCTCGTATCCCGTCGCCCTCAGCGCCTTCGAGCAATGCCTCCTCAAGAATGCGGCCCCGTCCCCTGAGGACGTCAGGGTCGTCGCCAGGAGGATCAGCACGTTCGGCCTCGGGGAATCGGAGAATGCCACAGGGGTCGACCTGAGCAAATATGACATGCTCGTCAACGCAAAGGAGGCCAGATGA
- a CDS encoding alpha-1,2-fucosyltransferase has protein sequence MIIIKLWGGLGNQFFQYAYGYQLAQRTHEPIILDISWFCKKPNKKNHVYRIPKILKYKIEYYSIIDYKCQPFRFKLMNMKIVNKIVRIPSFTLYHLGKIDYLKETRGIYSSKIESFYSHNCYLDGYWQCPKYFSNYRNQIKNLFQMKQPYSETVIKLKRLIDHTNAVAIHIRRTDYVINYKHRLMSKLSGVLDFSYYEKCIQVLISTQPKFFIFSDDPQWCEDKFSKLNLDYLIVSNEKFSDTDELYLMSQFKTMIIANSTFSWWGAYLNNNENCKIFTPNKGFGNTDILPKEWIVISY, from the coding sequence ATGATAATTATAAAACTATGGGGTGGATTAGGCAATCAATTCTTTCAATATGCATATGGCTATCAATTAGCCCAACGAACTCATGAGCCAATCATACTTGATATATCTTGGTTTTGTAAAAAACCAAATAAAAAGAATCATGTATATCGTATTCCGAAAATCCTTAAATATAAAATTGAGTATTATTCTATAATAGATTATAAATGCCAACCATTTCGCTTTAAATTGATGAATATGAAAATAGTAAATAAGATAGTAAGGATTCCATCATTTACTTTATATCATCTTGGAAAGATTGACTATTTAAAGGAAACAAGAGGTATTTATAGTTCAAAAATTGAATCTTTTTATTCACACAATTGTTATCTTGATGGTTATTGGCAATGTCCAAAATATTTTTCAAATTATCGGAATCAGATAAAGAACCTTTTTCAGATGAAGCAACCATATTCAGAAACTGTTATAAAACTTAAGCGTCTTATTGATCATACTAACGCAGTAGCAATACATATTCGTAGAACAGATTATGTAATAAATTACAAACACCGATTAATGTCCAAGTTATCAGGGGTTTTAGATTTTAGTTATTATGAGAAATGTATACAAGTTTTAATAAGTACTCAGCCTAAGTTTTTTATTTTTTCTGATGATCCTCAATGGTGTGAAGATAAATTTTCAAAATTAAATTTGGATTATTTGATTGTATCTAATGAAAAATTTTCTGATACAGATGAATTATATCTGATGTCACAGTTCAAAACTATGATAATAGCTAATAGTACTTTTAGTTGGTGGGGGGCATATTTAAACAATAATGAAAATTGTAAGATTTTTACTCCTAATAAAGGATTTGGAAATACTGATATTTTACCAAAAGAATGGATAGTAATCTCTTACTAA
- a CDS encoding oligosaccharide repeat unit polymerase produces MFILKILCCFLSLLIFIYQIKQLRKINDFIPLAFAIIYIFSFTIIPLYGFFPNLIFTYKYIKYSYFIYDDILWMKLFLFIFLSHCFLYLFCKHFIASFKYENKIIIVRKTTPTSLFFHFLFYLFLGLLIFIDIYLFVINFHKINYYSKNNATFLQQNSSIALCLFLFKYSENFLLLFFALTLKNKRVFIKFVFLVLLVLELIFIFLSGDRSGFVDILLGVFGILFYKRKFSYRNIFKIVIVGVIAIGALLYISKLTRKNVEDMGLFSLIKAISSGQLINIAVIKLNYIKPLEFLKCNFIKSFPFTKYHYLYAPIEGIFSTSVIDNIHSFGTSLYYEGFVFCGLFGVFFNGFYYFILLKIWNYFIQFRNSDVNRLMNGLLLYNIFAVARGTGSVLMIRTIWLVFIPILFFYLVLTNQTIEFRNAKKNK; encoded by the coding sequence ATGTTTATATTAAAAATATTATGTTGTTTTTTAAGTTTACTGATTTTTATTTATCAAATAAAACAACTTAGAAAAATTAATGATTTTATACCCTTAGCCTTTGCTATTATATATATTTTTTCTTTTACTATTATTCCTCTTTATGGATTTTTTCCAAACTTAATCTTTACTTACAAATATATTAAATATTCATATTTTATCTATGATGATATTTTGTGGATGAAACTTTTCTTGTTTATTTTTTTATCTCATTGTTTTCTTTACTTATTTTGTAAGCATTTTATAGCAAGTTTTAAATATGAGAATAAAATAATAATAGTAAGGAAAACTACTCCTACTTCATTATTTTTTCATTTTTTATTTTACCTTTTTCTAGGTCTATTAATATTTATTGATATATATCTTTTTGTAATTAATTTTCATAAAATAAATTACTATTCAAAGAACAATGCTACTTTTTTACAACAAAATTCTTCAATTGCATTATGTTTATTCTTGTTTAAATACAGTGAAAATTTTCTTTTACTTTTTTTTGCATTAACTTTAAAAAATAAAAGAGTATTTATTAAATTTGTGTTCTTGGTTTTGCTGGTATTGGAACTGATTTTTATTTTTCTTTCTGGTGACCGATCAGGTTTTGTTGATATATTATTAGGAGTTTTTGGGATTTTATTTTATAAGAGAAAATTTTCTTATCGAAATATTTTCAAAATAGTTATTGTTGGAGTAATTGCAATAGGTGCATTATTATATATATCAAAATTAACTCGTAAAAATGTGGAAGATATGGGATTGTTTTCTTTGATAAAAGCTATTTCTAGTGGCCAATTGATTAATATTGCAGTGATAAAATTGAATTATATAAAACCTTTGGAATTTCTTAAATGTAATTTTATAAAAAGTTTTCCATTTACAAAATATCATTATCTTTATGCGCCTATAGAAGGAATTTTTAGTACTTCAGTGATTGATAATATTCATAGTTTTGGAACTTCCCTTTATTATGAAGGCTTTGTGTTTTGTGGTTTATTTGGCGTTTTTTTTAACGGTTTTTATTATTTTATATTACTTAAGATTTGGAATTATTTCATTCAGTTTAGGAATTCTGATGTTAATCGGCTTATGAACGGATTGTTGCTCTATAATATCTTTGCTGTTGCTAGGGGTACTGGAAGTGTATTAATGATTAGAACAATTTGGTTGGTGTTTATTCCAATTTTATTTTTTTATTTGGTTTTGACTAACCAGACAATTGAATTTAGAAATGCAAAAAAAAACAAATAA
- a CDS encoding IS110 family transposase, translated as MAPTTIARASGQKVKTDRRDAMLLAVTLANGTYRKVVLPDSEDEAAKEYTRMRNTFARHLKKAKQNLLSFLLRAGYSYPFPGSYWTGKFTQWLKSIRFGNGLLQLAFEQYLQETEDLRAKLELIDARIEELADSERYREKVGRLVCFTGIQTHLALSFCCEVGDFSRFPDARRFASFLGICPGQESSGQKVRYNTITKCGNTRLRLLLVEAAKGIKRSSPYGKSKRILARQQGQCPSVIAYADRGSRRVRGKIAQLEKKGKNCNVATVAGARELACFIWGMMTDNIG; from the coding sequence ATGGCGCCGACCACCATAGCGCGGGCATCGGGGCAGAAGGTGAAGACCGACAGGCGCGACGCGATGCTGCTTGCGGTGACGCTTGCCAACGGCACCTACAGGAAGGTGGTCCTCCCCGACAGCGAGGATGAGGCGGCGAAGGAATACACGAGGATGCGCAATACCTTTGCAAGGCATCTGAAGAAGGCGAAGCAGAACCTTCTCTCCTTCCTGCTGAGGGCCGGCTACTCCTATCCGTTCCCCGGTTCCTACTGGACCGGGAAGTTCACGCAGTGGCTGAAGTCCATACGGTTCGGGAACGGGCTGCTCCAGCTGGCGTTCGAGCAGTACCTGCAGGAGACGGAGGACCTCAGGGCCAAGCTGGAGCTCATAGACGCCAGGATAGAGGAGCTGGCGGATTCGGAGCGCTACAGGGAAAAGGTGGGCAGGCTCGTCTGCTTCACCGGCATACAGACGCACCTGGCCCTCTCGTTCTGCTGCGAGGTCGGCGACTTCAGCCGCTTCCCCGATGCACGGCGGTTCGCAAGCTTCCTGGGCATATGCCCGGGACAGGAATCGAGCGGGCAGAAGGTGAGGTACAACACGATAACGAAATGCGGCAACACCAGGCTCCGGCTGTTGCTGGTGGAAGCGGCGAAGGGCATCAAGAGGAGCAGCCCGTACGGCAAGTCGAAGCGGATACTCGCAAGGCAGCAGGGGCAGTGCCCGTCGGTCATAGCCTATGCGGACAGGGGTTCCAGGCGGGTGAGAGGCAAGATCGCACAGCTGGAGAAGAAGGGCAAGAACTGCAACGTGGCGACGGTGGCTGGGGCACGGGAGCTGGCCTGCTTCATCTGGGGCATGATGACCGACAACATCGGCTAG
- the istB gene encoding IS21-like element helper ATPase IstB, with translation MMRTSPTNGTSDFLRKKELRTSLCEGCRKIMLSRSTIDYVLGSATYGQLSFLDGVISRELATRETSRKARLMKHAAFPVVKTFEGYDFTGIKFPGNFTREQMLSLDFIAEKKTLVFYGGCGSGKTHAMTALGILACNSGYRTRFTTVSKLLTRLAEAKLDGSLEKLFRDIERDELLLLDELCYLPVDRESAQLLFRVISESYERKAVIITTNLPFSQWGRLFTDEQLAAAIIDRIVHHGHLIVTGDRDWRLEHSLMKDNTLFVEKDGAR, from the coding sequence ATGATGCGTACCTCGCCCACGAACGGCACAAGCGACTTCCTCAGGAAGAAAGAACTGCGCACCAGCCTCTGCGAAGGCTGCAGGAAGATAATGCTCAGCAGGAGCACGATAGACTATGTGCTCGGGTCTGCAACCTACGGGCAGCTGTCATTCCTGGACGGCGTCATCTCCAGGGAGCTGGCAACCCGGGAGACATCGAGGAAGGCGCGCCTGATGAAGCATGCCGCCTTTCCCGTGGTGAAGACCTTCGAGGGCTATGACTTCACCGGGATCAAGTTCCCCGGCAACTTCACCAGGGAACAGATGCTCAGCCTGGACTTCATCGCCGAGAAGAAGACGCTCGTGTTCTATGGCGGGTGCGGCAGCGGGAAGACCCATGCCATGACGGCGCTGGGCATCCTCGCCTGCAACAGCGGCTACAGGACCCGCTTCACCACCGTGTCAAAGCTCCTGACCAGGCTTGCAGAGGCAAAGCTTGACGGAAGCCTGGAGAAGCTGTTCCGGGACATCGAGAGGGACGAGCTGCTCCTGCTGGATGAACTGTGCTATCTTCCCGTCGACCGGGAGAGTGCACAGCTCCTCTTCAGGGTCATCTCGGAGAGCTATGAACGCAAGGCGGTCATCATCACCACGAACCTGCCGTTCAGCCAATGGGGCCGCCTGTTCACCGACGAGCAGCTGGCGGCCGCCATCATCGACAGGATCGTCCACCACGGCCACCTGATCGTCACGGGGGACAGGGACTGGCGTCTCGAGCATTCCCTCATGAAGGACAACACGCTGTTCGTGGAGAAGGATGGTGCCCGATGA